The genomic region CAGACTAATTTTCTAGTAAACTGGACTTCTGTACATCTTGACAAAATGGGTGATGATGATGACTactttctgcagtaaaaaagcagaagcatttggATTAGCAGAGTTAACATCTTAACAGATGTTAAACTTAGTAACATTTTGAAGGCCATGATGTGAAAtgctctctttaaaaaattattatatttgtaCCTGGAATTATGATTTCTCATTCTCTTTGTTCCACAGTCTGTAGTCTTGTTCTGTGAATTAAATGTATGTTCATGATAAAGAAGTTGAAACAACAAATCAGATTTCTAAACACTAGTTCACGTGTTAGATACTGGTTTTAATGCAAAGTTCCagatgcagagctgctgaaaataaacatcCTTGACAAGTCTTACATAGTCTTTGTCAGGCCTGCTGGGGTCAGAATGAGACACAGGTTTTAACTGTTCTCATTTGATGCTGAAAGTGCTTTTGAATATGGAATGTGGGTGTTAGGGGTCAGGGGAGACTGCGGTGGTGAAGTACCCTCAAGTGTGTGCGTTTATTATGCTTAAataggaataaataaaatgcataacCAGATTTGGCTTTTTCTGTAGTTATAGTGATGTATCCCAGCACTAAATAATCTAAATTAGTTGTTTCATGTTAACAAATGCTATCACCTctactttggatttttttgaagtatttgcTGCCATTACAGTCATAAAGCCTGAGTTAGAAAACTTggtaaagaaagagaaaatatttcattatagTCATCATTTTATCTCCCTATTATCTCCCATTGTATGACATCCCCTTGGTATCTACGCCCAAGGATTTCCCTTGATGAGAGGGCAGGTATGTTAACTAAGGAGGAAAATTCCAGAAGCACTTTATTTCATAAGGGGCTATGCTGTTTGCATGATGCAACGCTATGTGAAAGAGTGCCAGgtagcacaggaaaaaaagaagaaatttaatttttactccTCTGGAAAGGATGATGTGTACTTGTAACAGTCCGGACTTACGGTGCTAAAGCATTCGTTTGGGGCTTTGCTATCTCTGTCTCACTGAAGAAGAATGATTCTCTAGTTGTTCTGTCAGTAAGGTTTGGATTTAATTTGCTAAACTTCCACTGACTTAAGTGAAGATGAGACTTGCATTCACATGTGCACGTAGGCAGTGTGCCTATCTGTAAACCAGAGGGTGTGTTGTATAGCCCTTTTTGCCTCTTGTGTTTTTGCAGAGGGTAAGTGTACGAACAGACTTcttccttgttattttttttaaagataaaattagtagacaagaataatattttcaaacttcAATCTATTTAGAAAATGTCAGTGGTGCCAGCCACAAAATGTAACTTTGATTCCCAGGCTTTTAATTCCCAGACTGGAAGTAAGCATGCAGTCCCGAGACAGGGAAGCTGGAATTGCGGGTAGTCCTGGGAATGGAATCTCTTCAAACAGATATTGCTGTTGACTGGTACAAAATAAAGTCTTTTCTGTGCCTTCAGATTGACTCACAGTTAATGGTCAGCAGTATTACTGTGAAGTTGTGTATGTGTACAAACAGGactgtgaatttttaaaacacagatatATAGCAGAGGCTGAATCATCATATAATAACTGAAGCATTGTGTTATATGGAATACCAGAGCTCCAGTTCATTATTAGTGAATCTTTATAACATAAGTATATCACATTTGCAAGCCATAGTTTGCTTTGATACAGGCAGCACTAAAGATAAGAAAGCACATACCCTAATAAGGAGAAACAacactggatttttaaaacagctcaAGATAGGTTGGAATGTGGTGCTTAATTGATTACAtgtaaaataattgctttgttcttttatgttgttttagaataaattctttaaaaataaattctttccaTTCAAGGATGATAAGGAGTTATGATCATGATGGCATTACCATAATTTTAGCATGCTGGTTCTCCCTGGCCCCCTTTTCCTGCGAGAACAGTACAAGGATGACAGTGGTGACATGTCCTCAGACTGTTCTGTCCTCAAAGAAGaggtttttctgtcttttgtttcaGAACATAAAGCATTAAACTCTGTAGTGTCAGGTCCATTGTGTGATAAAATACCTTAGCTGTGCAACTATAGGcattgtttttacttttctggttttgtacaatttttttttattgaagttTTGACATATTTTCCACAATTCAGTATGCTTGTGTTGTTTCCATGTGTGCATTCATTCTCTTTGTTCTAATTTCCATccagtagaaaatatttaagttgcATTAAAATTTATGACTGTTATGGagctcttatttatttttcctgtcttgttCTCTAGTTGAAGAAAGGATCTTCTCTCTATTGATCTTACATATTCGGTAAAACTTGAGATTAATATTGATACTTTTTCCCTGTGTCTCATATTTGATAAGCCTTTCAGTGTGCAGAATTAGCGTAAGAAaccttttcaatttttcaacATATAGCTGTCACAAGTGAGTGGAATTAGAGCATTGGATAGATGAAGAAtggaacagatttttctaaagtGCTCAGTTCTAGTCTTACTCCTTCATTTCATTGGTGGatgaagttaattttaaataattaacaaaGCACTTTTTGAGATCCCTCAGAATGAACTGCACAGCATAGCAAGATAAAAAGCTCACTTTCTGAATTGACCAGTGATTTTAGCATTGTTCATTCTGGGGTACTCAGAATAGTAGCATCTGAAAAGTACAAGATATGCCTCATGGAAACAAAGTCCTGAAGTTGAACATGTGCTATATAGGAAGTAGTGAAATGAATTCATAGGCCATTCTCAATTTAAATCTCCTAGAAACAGGCTCTAATCAAAGGTGATTCTGTAGGTGTGTGTGGGGGGCTTTATTGGGGTAGTTTTGGCATTGCCAGTACTTTGGGAACAGCTCTGGTGACTCATAAAACATGTGTTTTCCAACTTATTTTGCAAGCCTTCCTGCTCAACAAGACGCTTTTAGGTGCTTTGGAAGTTTGACTTTTATTCTTGGAGCTCTAGTTTGCTTTGAAACGTGGAGCCACGTGGAGGTGCGGGAGAGTCAGCAGAGGTCCTTTGATTGCAGTCTTGGAAACTTGTGTCTTGatccaagaaacagaaaaggctgaagataaactgcattaaaatcTTACCAGTACTACTCTGAAGAGGGCTCACAGTATGAGGAAATTGATTCTGGAGACAGaaggatacttttttttcccctcatgcaGTGTGTAATGTAGGAAAGGTTTAGGATTAGAACAACAGCAGGATCTCAGTTGGGGGAATAGTGGTAATTTCATTTTAGGAAGATTGATTTGGACTAACTTCTTGGGTTTAAAATGCTTGCAAGCATTTTGTATataattgctttcattttgaaactCGAAAATGGGGGGGGAGGTATCCATTATATTGTTTGCAGAAACAGCTATGAGATGCATAGTGTTTGTAAGTTCATGTGAATAAAAAGTTTCTGTGAGCAATTTGaaggtatttttctgttgactGGCTAATAGTTATTCCAATACCTGATACATTcgtttagaaaaacattttaatgttgtCTCTGACTAGACGGGATAGTTGTATACAATGTGTATAGACTAGTGCAGTGTTAGAAAGATAATAGTGTCCCCATTTTAATGCGGTTTTTAAATGTCAACTTTCTGTTCcttaagattttcagaaaaggcTAAGATAAGTaaatttcttttggttttgggtttggttttttttaatggtctttCACCACTTGTCTTCCTGTGTTCTTTCTTATGCTGTAATGTGATATGTTTAAAGCTACAGAGCACttgtatgtttttctctttccatttgtaTCACTTTATTTGTGACTTATTATCTGGGCAAGCTTTGTGTAATTTTATAGATTTGGATTGGTGAATTGCAGCATTATACTTTGAGATTACACATTTGTGATACCACATGTACATGTGCATAGGGAGTACAACTTGGAAACTGGATGGTTAGTGCATGGGGAAATTAGTAACTGCCCACATCCCATCTAATCTTTGAATAAACAGCTGTTGTTGCCCTCCAGAGCGTAAATCTACATGACACCCAAGCATCGGTTACCCTTATCTTAAAAACATTATATACTCTGTACATAATGTAACAAAGGTACTGCCATTATTATGTCTCTCAAAACCTGTATACAATTGCCAGTAGTTTTTTGGAATATCTAGTTTTGTCACTAGcttagtaaaaaaaccccacccacccctACCATGCCCCCCAAAAACATGCTTAGCAAAGATATGTACGTATTTGTTGGCCAGTATGAATCAAAAAATAACAGGTGAAGCATGGACCCAATACAAAGCGTTGCAAAGAGTAAATCCCATTTGAAGTACTGCCTTTACTAGGTAGGGATATTAAAACCACAATTTTTATATCCTTGGGAAcagtacagaataaaaatagtagACTTCTTGGTAGATGAAGGacgttctctctctctctttctctctgttttttggtgatgagttttttttttttaacctgtggCAGAAGGTAAGCTGGAGTAGGGGGGATGGCAGGGTTGGTTTgttgatttctttgttttataaagcattcccaaattattttcttttcatctgtttttatacatccatttttaaaagtttcaggaACCCACGAAGACGATGTTTTATGGATAGCAATGGCAGGCACTCATCAGATATGGGCACTGATGTTGGAAGGTGGAAAACTACCAAAGGGAAGGTAAGCAGCTGTAATAAGATACATGTGAAATTGCTGTTTGTCTTGATAAACAGCTTTCAAACCCCAAAGAGAGAGATAATCAAAttacactaaaaataatttttgtgaagCTGTACTTAGCTTGAagcttgctgcttctgttcagACTTAAAAGGCGTGTGTCCTTTAAAGTCTGCCTGCTTTTTCCCACACTGTTAGATGAAATGAACTATGTTACTTTTGCTATAAAACTATGACTTGGTAGGGTACATTAGTATAATTGAGTGTTACTTTTCATTGCATTTGCTGAATTATCTAGTGATGAATGATAAACTGAGGTGAAATAAAAGTTAGCACAAAGGCATTGAATAATTCCTTGTGCTGCAGTACAGTTGGTTTTATAACTCACAAGTGCTTGTCCTGTGGCTTCTGTTTATGCATAATGTCTGAAGTATTTCAAACTCATTCTTCAGTACTATTTTCCTTTAGTGATTTAAAGAAAGGAGTCTGCCTTCGATTTGCTGGGAGTGGAAatgaagagaacagaaacaacGCATACCCACATAAGGCAGGCTTTGCACAGCCTTCAGGTCTCTCTCTGGCTTCCGAGGAACCATGGAACTGCCTTTTTGTAGCGGATAGCGAGAGCAGCACTGTGCGAACCATCTCTCTGAAAGACGGAGCAGTGAAGCACCTTGTAGGAGGAGAGAGAGATCCATTGGTAATCACTTCAAACTTCCCCACACTGCCCTACTAATATTCCTCAAGCCTGACCTGGAGGAACCACTTTTGGGGTGAGAGGGTAAATCAGTTTCCATGGCCATCAATTTCTTAACTTCACTGCTTGGAATGCAAATGTGTGCCAGTTGTGACGCTCAGGTTGTAGTGCAGATTGTTGCTTCTCAGATAACAAGTTacttcacttatttttaaaatagccaaTTTGATTCAGCATTGTgtggtgtcatggtttagccccagcccgcaactaagcaccatgcagccgctcactcactcccccccggtgggatgggggagagaattggaagagcaaaagtaagaaaactcgagggttgagataaagacagtttaataggtaaagcaaaagccgcgcacgcaagcaaagcaaagcaaggaattcattcactacttcccatgggcaggcaggtgttcagccatctccaggaaagcagggctccatcacgcatagtggttacttgggaagacaaacgccatcactccaaatgtcccccccttccttcttcttccccagctttatatactgagcatgacgtcatatggtatggaatagccctttggtcagtttggatcaactatcctggctgtgtcccctcccagcttcttctgcacctggcagagcatgggaagctgaaaagtccttgactagtgcagcaacaactaaaacatctctgtattatcaacactgttttcagcacaaatccaaaacatagccccacaccagccactgtaaagaaaattaactctatctcggctgaaaccaggacatgtgGTTATTAAAGCCAGCTGGATTCATATTGATAATGTAAATGTgagaatttccatttccatgGTTAGCATCCACACTTCCCAGTTTTCAGTATCCTTGTTTTGAAGTTGtcttgattttttatttttttttttaagccagtgGATTTCCATTTAATTACAATCATTTAAATTCATGTCAACTTTGAATTAtcaaatgtattaatttaataaaatactttttcagaatttgtttGCCTTTGGTGATGTGGATGGAGCGGGCATAAATGCAAAGCTGCAGCATCCCTTAGGAGTAACATgggacaagaaaagaaaactactCTATGTGGCAGACTCCTATAATCATAAGGTAAGCATATAGTAGCTTGTTATATACAGGCTTTGCAATTTTTACTACTATGAAGGATTGTTTTAGGAACAGACAATGATTGTGCTTGGTTCGGTTAAGCTGAAGAAACAAATGATACGAGTTCCTTTGTGggttccttttccttccttccttcccttatGGGTCCTTCTCTTTACCATTGTTTTGCTGTCACATGCTGCTGTGTTGGTACGATGGTCCCTTGGGGAAGTTGAATTTAAGTGCCAAGTGACAGTTCAGACTGAGGACCCTTTCCTTATATCTTCCCAAAGATGCTGAACTAGAGCAAAAGAGCTAGGAGTGCTTAGTCAGGAATACTGAGGTTTGATAAAACTGGGAGAACAAGAGGATTtgcttttcccttaaaaaagCCACCCAAGGTTTGAGAAGTATTGTGGGTTGCCTCCATGGAACTCTGAGATAAGAAAGATTGTTTTGCGTGATTGTTCTCATGTGATGTTGTATAAACTTTCATGTCTAGAAGGTTGTTAACTGTACATTGATTcaatgcattaaaacaaaagtaatttgttttaatttgaagaatAAAGTATATAACACTAAATGCTTATTGAAATTTTTGTGgcaaatgaaattttgtttcaggtATTGTGTAAAACATAAACTTTTTTGCgattactttaagaaaaaaacccctcatctgtttttagagaaaaaatgaTATAGAAGTTGGCCTGCCAGTTTTGTTATGCTCTTACTattctgcaaatatttccagaaaGGCAACAAACATTAGAAAAACAAGCCATTCAGCATACTTTTATACCAAAGCATAGGTGCCTTCAGAATTATGAAAGAGAACACTGAATGAAGACCAAAGGAAGAAGTAAAGTCCAGCAGGGAatggcggggagcggggagatgGGAGATGTCATTTGGTAAAGTATGATAACTTAGCTTCTAGGACGCACACTTGGTATCTAAGGTACTCAAAGTTAGTGCTGGCTTCTGAAAACCTGGGGCATAAGATAATGCAGAACTTCTAAAtcctggtgggtttttttcagagaagtttttttgtggctttgtttATCTTAGATTAAGGTTGTAGATCCCAAGATGAAGAACTGTGCTACCCTGGCAGGCACAGGAGAAGCAAGCAATGTTATTGGTTCCAGCTTTACCCAGTCAACTTTTAATGAACCGGGAGGTTTGTGTGTTGAAGAAAATGGCCGCTTGATGTATGTTGCAGACACAAATAATCATCAGATTAAAGTGCTGGATTTGGACACAAAAATTCTTTCCATGGCAAGTAATACTTATTAAACAGGCTGATAGTGGTGTTTCTTGATATAAATTACTATTACAGACTTTGGCAAGTGGTATAAAAATCATATAGCTAATAAACTTTTTTGGGTACAGTAGCTATATTCACAGAATGTTTTGTGATGATCTGGCAAATAAACATTGCCTGTTAGAACAGTTGTTGAAAGCTTTAGTCTTTGGAAAGGCAACTTTTGCATGAAAACGGAAAGTGATGATCCTCTAGAAGAGAACAATACAGAAACatgagttattaaaaaatacagcccagtttttcagtatgaaaagcatttcatgAGCACTTCCCGGCTCCCTTTGTAACAAGTGGAAGTTGAAATAGTTTACCAAGTCCTGTAATTAAGCCGTAAGAGGTGATTTTGGGAGGTCAGTGACTTAAACCAGGGTACATAGTGGGCTTCCAAGTTGTCAACTCAAAACCACTGTCATCATTGAGCACTGCTGTATTTGCTTATAAACATGAAGGCAAAACAAACTTGTGCTCCTGTCCATCTTTCAATGGCACTATGTCTTAACGTTTTcatatgtatatgcatgtatatatgaCATAATGGTCCAACTGTTGTCTTGtatgtttctttcatttaatagTACACAATCTTAATGTACGTTTAAATTTCCATATCATATAACATGTTGGTGGCTTTTCTGGGAAATTATCTTTTACTTTACTGTGCAATCTGCATGGTTAAAATCTTGGATTTTATTACCAAAGCATGTGGTTTACCACAAGATTAGAAGAAAATACctataaattttaaagtaaaaatataatgcaactgttaaaattttaaattaaaggatACTCTAAGTAGTGGATACTCTAAAGTAGTTGTGGATTTTATGATTTTAatagcaaatattatttttattttgattgatcagttttatctttttcatttaaaaaaataattttgtccttccctttttctttgtcaCTGTAGTATTGTTGCACTCTCAGAAAGTTTTAGTCCAATAGCCATATTATCATGTGTTAGTTTTCCTAGTCCATATCAGCTTTGAAACTGTGATTGTATTGTGAAAGCCTATTTGCTTTcagtacaaatgaaaataaatactttgttttatttctactgaTAGTTGCCTATCCTGAATCCAGAAGCATGTGATGTTCCAGATAACCTGCCTGTGCAAAAGGATAAAATAGCAAACCTTCCAAAACTGCCTAAATCTGCACCAAACATTCAACTTCCTTTACTAACTGTAGCTCCTGGCCAGACAATTCAGTTTTTGTTAAAGTTGACTCTTCCTCCAGATTCAAAACTGAATGAAGAAGCACCCAATTCCTGGTTTATCACAGCAGAAGGTAAAGTGCCTGTGTTGTTTTATCAGTTGAACGGGAGTAGGTAAGATACAAAGTGAGTTATATCATGACATGCCTGTAATACAAGGAATCTCAGTCTGATGACTCAAAATCTCCCTCCCAGTCCTGTGTTCCCATTTGACCTTGTGATGCAATACATTTATAAACATAGAGTTGATACATTTAACATTTGGAGcgggaagattaaaaaaaaccacctgatAGGCTGCTTTTTGCTTGAATTAatacatgctgcttttttttttttttttttttttttttaaaactttcttggAACAAGCTGCCACTGAGGGCTTGCAGAGGTACTAATCCCAGAACTGTCAAGCTTTTTGCTCCTTAGATGCTTGCCCTCTCCACTGTCTCTATGAACAGCTTATCTCAGCCCTACCATCTGTTTCTGGGAGAAAGCTCACCATGAAGCTGAAGCATATTCCTGAAagagattcctttttttttctttcttttgtctcttccaAAAAGTATTTGAGGTGCATTTATATCTAACTACTTTGAACCTACTTTGttataattaatatttgcatatttctgCTTGAATATTTCTATAATAAGGCACACTTTCTTATGTAAGAGGTAAATTATGGTATggcaaggaagcagaaatgaTTGGCCTTTCTTGCAAGTTCTGTTGCTGACTTCCTGTGTGACCTTGAACAACTCTTTCAGTCACTGTGTACCTTGGTTACTGTGAAATGggaatattattattatattggAATAttggaaatattatttcatgttGTGGCAGTTTCCTGAGCCTAAATTAATCTCTCTCAACTCTCAAATATTCTAAAAGAGCACATGGAACGTGTTCACATGGTGTGTGACTGGAGTGGTTTAGTTCTAGTCATCGTTGCCATCCTTACACTGGAGATTACTATGCCCATAACATGACTGGTAGAATAGACCGTGTGAGTGTTCCCTAAAATTCTCTTCAGTACAAAAATAGCAAGGTTATCTGAAACTCTTTTTTGCACAGGACAACCATTGGTGGATGTTTGGAGACAGAGCTTTCCAGTGGTCTAGCTGTACCCAAAAGGGAGAACCTCTCCGTGGCCTTAGAAGTACTTATATGAAAGCCAGTACACAAAATAACCCATActttttcacattctttgtGTATTGAAACAGTTTTGCCTGGTTATTGAGTTACTCAGATGTGACTCATTTGCTTTAAGTTTAATACGTTTACGTTCTAGGAGAAAATTTTTTGTCTCACTGGAATGTCAATTCTTCTAAAAAGTATCCTATAATAGGTGCTATGTGCCTAAGTAAAACCATAAACTAGTGTCCTTGAAGGCGAAGGGAGGACACTTAGCATTCAGACTGTGTGAGAAATTTCTGAACTTTATAAAACATGCTTTCTGTTAGACTCTAGGCACCCTAAAGTAAATGATGCATGGTACAGAGAGCTGTTACCTCTTGGAGGAAATGAACAAGATACCCTCTAAACCAGTATAGAGCAGAGAAAAGCTTAACTGACTGTTTAATGAGTTGAtgaacagtttttttaaaaaaagaagctagaatgtaattttctttagtttctgTGTCACGTTTTGCTGTTGAAATTGCATCATTTGCACCTACAATAGATTTTCGAAAGCAACAGAGAGAGcatttatatttcagttatgTTCACTCAGTGGTTGCACTGCATtggaaaacatttatgtttaGAAATGCTgctagattttaaaattctactAATTTTTAGTAATTGTTCTCTGGCTGAATTTACATGCCATATTGGCTTTTACAATGATAAATACTTGTTAATAGTTATTCCTGCTTGTAGATGCAGTTAAACTGATTTGAAAGTAAACATCTCCTCATCTTTTGACTCGTCTTTTGTTGGCCAGCTTTCAAAGTGTCCATGTGGTAGCTTAATTAAATggattgcttttaaaagcagtcaAATACTGTACAGGCACTGCAATTTGTTTATATGCCTCATGATTTAAAGTAGTTTCTCATCCCAGTTTGTGCTTTTGGAGTACAAATAGACTATTTCCAGGAGAGCCGGCATACTTTTTGGCCTACAGAATCTCCAAATATTGTTGAAGTAAAGATATATGTGACAGCTTCATGGGTTAGTAAAATTGGAGAATGTAAGCAACCTCAACTCAACAAGTCATTTCAAGCTTATACATTCTAGAGCCAACTTTtaggtattttctgaaaaatgccaaaaagaGCACTTCATCCATCTCACTTACAGTAAAATACAGAGTACAGTGCAATGAGCTAGGtacatttattttgtggttaatttttcagttcttaaatacttaaataaatgtGAAACTCAAGTTCTGTTGTAACAGTCAGCCTGAACATTGCTAAATTGAAGCAACCCACTTGTAAAACCAACACTTCTCTTTGGAAATGCCATAATTTACCTGCgtttttatgcatttatggCAGATACCTTACCTGGAGTATTAGACCTCTGATACAAATATTTAGCAGCCCATTAATTTAAGGAGTTTTGCTTGCATATCtcagaataaattttaatatcCTCTTAAGAGCGTATAGGCCAAATTGCAGATCCATTGCATTTAAATAAGATGTACTGTATATATACCTATAGTTCTGAAGCAAAGCTATGGATCTCTCCATCTTTAAATGACTGCTAAAGAAGCATTTgtaaattacttttcctttttttttttgtccatgaCTGGAAAAATCAGGAAGGAAATTTCCCCTAATGTTGCATATGGAAAGAATGTCCATGTTGTCCTATAGGTAAAATTAGTGTTTTCTGTAGGTTTCAGGCATGGTGTTAAATATCCTAAAGATAATACTTGTTCTTCTTTTACAGGTAATAC from Ciconia boyciana chromosome 8, ASM3463844v1, whole genome shotgun sequence harbors:
- the NHLRC2 gene encoding NHL repeat-containing protein 2 isoform X4, with the protein product MAAGGLAGLLPAQTQLEYALLDADTPQEKENLVYQYLKKMDSRERDLTVPELGGDLQWLNTEGPLSLHKDLCGKVVVLDFFTYCCINCLHLLPDLHALEHQYSDKGPNSGRRDGRFSEAAFNAPQGIAIKNNVIYVADTENHLIRKIDLELEMVTTVAGIGIQGVDKEGGAKGEEQPISSPWDVVFGNSISGTHEDDVLWIAMAGTHQIWALMLEGGKLPKGSDLKKGVCLRFAGSGNEENRNNAYPHKAGFAQPSGLSLASEEPWNCLFVADSESSTVRTISLKDGAVKHLVGGERDPLNLFAFGDVDGAGINAKLQHPLGVTWDKKRKLLYVADSYNHKIKVVDPKMKNCATLAGTGEASNVIGSSFTQSTFNEPGGLCVEENGRLMYVADTNNHQIKVLDLDTKILSMLPILNPEACDVPDNLPVQKDKIANLPKLPKSAPNIQLPLLTVAPGQTIQFLLKLTLPPDSKLNEEAPNSWFITAEGNTWLLQGQCLSGEIKDVSCQTVIPFQLPRSCLSAEAILAVKACLYYCSKGSSACMMKGISFSQPLQIASTNQGSLTQVELIYVFLTN